TCTGGTGCTTCCTTCCTTTTATTCCGGTCTTCCGGCCTGGTTCAAACGCTATGTCTACGGGGCTCGGCTCAAGCTAGGACTTGACCTTCAGGGCGGGATGCATGTGGTCCTTAAGGTGGATGTGGACAAGGCCATCCGCAACGCCCTCAACGCCTCGGTCCAGGATCTGCGGGAGGCCTTAGGAAAGCGGGGCCTTCGCGTGGTCCTGCAGGAGACTCCCCAGGGCTTTGTCCTGAAATTCGCCTCGGTCAAGGATCTGGTTCGGGCCCGGGACCTTATTGAACGGGAATATCCGGAACTCAAGCTTTCCGCCCAGGATGAAGCCTCCAAGACCCTTACCGTGACCCTGGCCCCGGACCGGGTGCGTTTCATCCGCGAACATGCGGTGGAGCAGAGTCTGGAGGTCATCCGTAACCGGGTGGACCAGTTCGGAGTCACCGAACCGGTAATTGTGCGCCAGGGCAAGGACCAGATCGTGGTGGAGTTGCCAGGGGTAAAGGATCCTCAAAGGGCCCTCAAACTCATCGGTCAGACCGCCCAACTGGAGTTCAAGCTGGTGGACGAAGAGGCCATGCGCAAGCTGGATTTTTATTATCGGCTGATCGACAAGGCCCTGGCCGAGGGGCGCCTCAAGCCCGACTACACCCGGGAAGACCTCAACCGGCTCCTCCGTCCCTATCTTCCTCCCGGAGACGAGGTCTATTTCTGGGTGACTCGTGACCGAGAGACGGGACGGACCATAAAACGCCTTATTATCCTCAAAAGACGAGCCCTTCTTACCGGAGATATGGTCAAGACCGCTCATGTACGCATTGGAGGGCCTTACAACGAGCCTTATGTCTCCCTGACCTTGAATTCCAGGGGGGCTCGGATCTTTGAGCGGGTAACCGCGGAGAACGTGGGACGGCGGTTGGCCATCGTGTTGGATAACGTGGTGCGTTCGGCTCCGGTAATTCGGGAACGCATCCCGGGCGGTCAGGCCCAGATTACCGGAGGCTTTACTTACGAGGAGGCCTCGGACCTGGCCATCGTCCTGCGGGCCGGAGCCCTTCCCGCCCCGGTGAAGGTTATCCAGAATATCACCGTGGGGCCCACCTTGGGCCGGGATTCCATCCGGCGGGGCCTGATGGCCAGCCTCATCGGCGGGGCGGCGGTTCTCCTTTTCATGATCATCTATTACCGATTTTCGGGACTGGTGGCGGACGTAGCCCTCATCCTCAACGTGCTCTACCTCCTTGCGGTCCTGAGCCTCTTTCGGGCCACCCTTACCCTCCCGGGCATTGCCGGAATTATCCTCACCATGGGCATGGGCGTGGACTCCAATGTCCTCATCTTCGAACGTATGCGTGAGGAACTCCTCCTGGGACGTCCCCCGCGGGGGGCTATCAATGCCGGCTACGATCGGGCCTTCTGGACCATTGTGGACGCCCACGTAACCACCCTCATTACGGCCCTGGCCCTCTTTCTTTTCGGAACCGGGCCCATCAAGGGTTTTGCCGTAACCCTTTCGGCCGGTATCGTAATCAATCTCTTTACCGCCATCTTTGGCACCCGCCTGGTCTACGATGCCCTTATCAGCCGGGGACGGGTGCCCTCCCTCAACTTCCTCCAGATCGTGGGCCAGCCTAACCTCGATTTCATGGGGGTGCGGCGCTTTTGCTTTGCTCTTTCCGGGGTGTTGGTGCTACTGGGGCTGGTAGCCTTCGTCCAGATCTCCAGGGGCGCGGCCAACCTGGGGGTGGATTTCGCCGGAGGGCTTTTGGCCTACTATAAGGCCGAAAAACCCTTCAAGCTGGACGAAGTGCGCCAGGCCCTTTCCGAGGCCGGCCTCAAGGTCCAGCTCCAGGACGTCAAAGGACAAAATCTCCTCCTGGTGCGGGTCCGGAAGAAGTCCGAAACCGTAGGGGCCACGGAGAAGACCATTTCCCAGATCCTTTCTTCCAAATTCCCTCAGGCCGGTTTCAAACTGGTGGGCAAGGAGGAAATCGGGTCCGCCATCAGCCGGGAACTCAAACGCAAGGCCATAGTCGCCATCCTGATCTCTCTGGCCGGTTTCATCCTCTATCTGGCCTTCCGCTTCAAGCTCAGCTTCGGGGTAGCCGCAGCTGCGGCCACCTTTCACGATGTGCTGGCGGTGCTGGGAATCTTTTATCTTCTGAACCGGGAGATCTCCCTCCTTCTGGTGACCGCGCTCCTTACGCTAGCGGGATACTCCCTCACCGATACCGTGGTTATCTTCGACCGCATCCGGGAAAACATCCGCAAACTCGGCGAAAGAACGCCTTTTCATGGAATCATCAATCGTAGTGTAAACGAGATGCTGGCCCGGACCATTATCACCAGCCTGACCACCCTCCTGGCCATTCTGGCCATTCTCCTTTTCGGAGGGGTGGTCCTGAGGGACTTTGCCCTGGCCCTTTTCCTGGGGGTGATCGTAGGGACTTACAGTTCGGTTTTTGTGGCCAGCCCCATTGTCTACGCCTGGCACAAGGGCAAAACCCCCAAGCTGGGAGAGTAGGTCTAGCTTTTTTCCTTTTCCTTGGCAAATTCCCGGGCCCGTTCGGCCAGCTCCCGCAGGCGCTGGTCCACCAGATAAAAGACCGTACCCTCCGGGTAGCGGCCGTCCGGGCCGGGCTCCCCGGCGGGCCTTCCGGTAAGGATCTCTATTCCTTCTTCCACCCGGCGGATGGGCCAGATGTGAAAGAGGTCCTTTTCCACGGCCTCCACCACTTCTTTCGGTAACATGAGGTCGTCTACGTTGGCCTCGGGGATGATAACCCCCTGCTGCCCGGTGAGCCCCCGCTCGGCACAGACCCGGAAAAAGCCCTCGATCTTTTCGTTCACTCCCCCCACCGGCTGGATCTCCCCTTTCTGACTTACGGAACCGGTAACCGCAATGCCCTGTTTGATGGGTACCCCGGAGAGGGCCGAAAGAAGAGCAAAGAGTTCCGCACTGGAGGCCGAATCCCCCTCCACCATGCCGTAGCTCTGCTCGAAACACAGGGTGGCCGAAAGGGTAAGGGGTTTGTCCTGCACGAAGCGTTCCCGGAGAAAACCCGAAAGAATCATCACGCCCTTGGTGTGGATCTTTCCCGAAAGTTCGGCCTCTCTTTCGATATTGATCACCCCTTCCTTGCCCAGAGAGACATTGACCGTGATGCGCGTGGGGCGGCCGAAGCGGTAATCCCCCAGATCGTAAACGGAAAGACCGTTAATGCTTCCCACCTCCTCTCCCGTGGTCCGGATCCGGATGAGATCCTTAAGAATGAACTCCTGGATGCGGTCCTCGAGAAGGGAGAGCCGACGCCGTCTTTCTTCCTTGGCCTTTTCCAGGTGTTCGGCGGTGATATAGAGGGAGCCAGCTTGCCGGGCCCAGAAGTCTGCCTCCCGGAGGGTATCAAAGATCTCCGGAAGTTTAAGGGTAAGTTTGTCCTTGCGGCCCGCAAGCTCGCAGGAATACTCTACCAGCCAGGCCAGTCCGTCGGCCGAGACCGGAAGAAGCCCTTTGCGTTTGACCATAAGGGCCACCGTACGTAGAAATTCCCGGGTGCGTTCCTCGGTGCGATCCACCCACTCCTCAAGCGGGGCCTTAATCTTGAAAAGTTCCCGAAAACCCTCGTCATAGGTGTAAAGGAGGTGATAGAGAAAGAGATCTCCGATGAGAATGACCTTGGCTCGAAAAGGGATGGGTTTGGGACGCAGAGTCTTGGTGGTAAAGAGCCCCAACTGTTCCCCGAGATCCTCCAGGAAGATCTTGCGGCTCTTGATGATGCGCTTGAGAGTTTCCCAACAGTAAAAGTTTCGCAAGAGGTCCAGGGCTCGGACAATAAGAAATCCGTCATTGGCCCGGTGAAGACTTCCGGCCCGAAGCATGGTGAAATCGGTAAGAAGGGCCCCAAACTGGGCCTTACGCTCAATGGCCCCGAAAAGCCGGGGATAGGTGGGATTGGACTCGAAGACCACCGGGGCCCCCTGGGTCTCGGAATGATCCACAAAGAGGTTGACCTCGTAGCGCAGGAAGATGGGCTCCCGCGGGGGCATGGGCATGGAGAAGGGAGGCTGAGGTCCGGCCTGGGCCTGACGAAATTCGTCTAGGTGTTCCAGGATGTCCCGGGCCACGGCCTCCAGATACTCCACCACCGGAGTATAGGCCGCGTACTTGTGCCGGAGGTCCTGGAGATGGGTCTCAATGACCTGGGAGGCCACTTCCCGGTCGAGATTTTTCAGGGCCTCATGGAGATCCTTCTCCAGCTTTTGAATCTGCCGCACGGTAGCGTTCATCTCCTGCTGGAGCTCCCGGCTCTTGGCCTTGAGGCGTTCCTTCTCCTCCTCGGGGAGGTTTTGGACGTCCTGCGGAGTCATGGGGGTGCCGTCGGGTTTGGCCGGGATGATCATCATTCCCATGGGCTCCACATTGAGGATGAATCCCTCGGCCTTGACCTTCTGCTCTAGGGCCTCAAAGATCTGGGCCCGCTGTTTATTGAATTCTTTGAGGATGGCCTCTTTTTTCTGGACGTAACGTTCATCCTCAAAGGCCTCGGGCAGGCGCTCCCGCAGGATCCGAATGAGATTTTCCATATCCTTCTTGAATTCCCGCCCCCGGCCTGCAGGAAGCTCCAGGGGAAGGGGCCGATCCGGGTCCTCAAAATTGTAGACATAGCACCAGTCCGAAGGCCGGGGCCGGCGTCGGGCCTCCTCCTCGGTAAGGACCCGGGTGAGATAGGTCACCCCCTGTTCCACCTCTCCAGCCACATAGATATGCACATCGGGGTCTTCCAGACGCAGCCCCAGAGAAAGGGCCGAAATAGCCCGCTCCTGGGCCATGATGGGGGCCGGTTCCTCGGTCAATAGATCCTCCGAAGACTTTACCCCCAGTTCTTCCGGACGTACCGTAAGCCGTAACTCCTGCGGAGAAAGTTCCCTTCTTTCGGCCATAGCCCTCCTCCTTTATACTTAGCCTAACATAGGTCATCTCCTTTGGGGAAACAAGGGGTTTCGCCGATGAAAGTAGCCCTCATCGCCCTTCCCTGGCCACTTTTTAACCGCCCGGCCATCCAGCTGGGGGTCCTCAAGGGCTATCTCCGCAGGATTTCTGGGATCGAGGTCCGCACCTTCTATCCTTACCTGCAGGTAGCCTATCACCTGGGCTACGAGGTCTATCACGCACTCTGTGACTCCTCCTGGCTCTGTGAAGCCCTGGGGGCAGGGCTTCTCTTTCCTGAAAAGCAAAAGGAGGCCGAAAGACTCTTCAGACGCCTGGCCCGGAAGGAGGGCCTTTCCCTAAACTATAACGAGGGTCTTGGCCTTCTTGAAGAAACCCTTAGGGAATACCTCCTGGCTATCCCCTGGAAGGAATATCAAGTAGTGGGTTTTTCCGTCTGTCTCAACCAGCTTACCCTTTCTCTCTGGGCGGCCCGTCTTCTCAAGGAATACTTTCCCCATCTGAGGATCGTCCTGGGAGGGGCCCTTTGTGCGGGGAACCTGGGCCGTTCTCTCCTCGAAAACTTCGAATTTCTGGATTTTGTGATCCAGGGGGAAGGAGAAAGGCCCCTGGCCCGTCTTCTGGCCGCCCTTTCTGCGGGACGCTCCCCGGAAGGACCGGGGATCTTCCTGCGCCGGGGGGGAAAGGTGGTGGGGGAAGGTCAGGAAGAACTTTCCCCGGAGGAGATCCCCTCTCCCGTTTACGATGACTATTTTGCGGAACTGCAGAATCTTCCTCCGGAGGCCCGATTTTTCCCGGTGATCCCTCTTGAGGCCTCCCGGGGGTGCTGGTGGGGAAAGTGCCACTTCTGCAATCTGAATCTTCAGTGGTGCGGCTACCGCCTGCGTCCCCTGGCGGCGGTCCTTTCCGATATTCGGCGGCACGCCCGGGCCGGGCTCCTGGATCTGGCCTTTATGGACAACTGTCTGGACCGTCGTCAGGCTCTGACCCTCTTTGAAGAGCTGGCCAAAGACGGACGAGATTACCGCATCTTTGCCGAATTGCGGGCCATATACACCGCCGAGGAATACCGACGTATGCGCCGTGGGGGCCTTTATTGGGTACAGATCGGGGTGGAGGCCCTTTCCACCAGCCTCCTCAAGCGCTTAGGCAAGGGCACCACGGCCATAGACAATGTGGCGGCCATGAGACACTGCGAAGAAGCCGGCCTGGAGCTTTCGGCCAATCTCATCTGCCACTTTCCGGGTTCTACCCCCGAAGAGGTGGAAGAGACCCTGAGAAATCTGGACTATGTCTTTCCCTTCCGCCCCCTCACCACGGTCTCCTTCTGGCTAGGCTACGGAAGTCCGGTAGCCCAAAGGCCCCAGGATTTTGGACTACGTCGGATCTATCCCCACCCATACTACCGGTATCTCTTTCCTTCGGAGATCCTGAAAAGTCTCCGGGTGCTGGCCCTGGGTTATGAGGGAGATCGGCGCCGGCAACTGGCCCTCTGGCGTCCGGTGGTCGAGAAGGTCCGGGCCTGGAAGAAGACCTGGGAAGAATTGCGGGCCAGGCACGGGCCCCTTCTCACCTACCGGGAGGGAGGGGATTTCCTCCTCCTGCGCCAGGTCCTTCCCCAGGGACGCGTTCTGCACCATCGCCTGCGCGGCCCCTCCCGAGAGATCTATCTTTTCCTCACCGAACCCCGCCCTTTCGAGGCCCTACAAAGTCGCTTCTCCCACCTTCCAGCCGAAAGACTCCGGTCCTTTCTGGAAGACCTGGAAAGAAAGCGGCTCCTTTTTCGGGAAGGAGACCGCTTTTTGGCCTTGGCCGTACGACACCCTTAAGGAAGGGGGAAGGAATCCGGCCTCCGGACCACCTGCCCGGTGAAGAAGGCCACCAGGGGACCCTCCTCCCGCCGGACCTCCACTTCATAGATACCGGCCTTTTCGGTAAGATTGATCTCCCGGGCTTCGGCCACCAGCCGATCGCCAAGTCGAGCCGCAGACGGATAATAGATCTGAGCCGAAACCGCCAGGGCCACACGCCCGTGGCTGTTTGCGGCCACAGCGAAGGCAAAATCGGCCAGAGAAAAGGTCACCCCTCCCTGACACACTCCGGCGGCGTTCAGCATATCCTCCCGCACGGTCATGGCCAGGCGGGCATACCCCGGCCGGACCTCCAGGATCTCCACCCCCAGCCAGACGGCTACCTGATCGTGCTGGCGCATAAACTCCGCAATCCTCAAAGCCTCTTTTTCGGACATCCCTTCCTCCTTACAAAAATTGGGCAAAGAGTCTCAGGTAACGTTCTACGGCTCCCTGATGGGTTTGATAGACCGCTCGGGCGGCCTCTCCCCGGGACTGTCTTTCGGAAAGCGCCTTCTCTAGGGCCCGGGCCAGGGCTGCAGGTTCTGGAGGGGCCGGAAGACCGCCCCCGGAGGCCACAAGCTCCCGAGCCACCGAGGCCACACTCTCTACATAGGGCCCGAAGACCAACGGAACCCCTAAGGCTGCAGGCTCAAGGAGGTTGTGTCCGCCCACCGGAACCAGGGTCCCCCCCACTAAAGCCACCTCGGCCAAGCCGTAAAGGGCCCGCAACTCTCCCAAAGTATCCACCACTATAACCGGGGCCGGAAAGGGACGAGAACGCCGGGCCGCCGAAAACCCGGCGGCCCGGGCCAGGGCCAAGAGCTCTTCGGCCCTTTCGGGATGCCGAGGACAGAGGATAAGAGTGCCCCGGCCTAAAAGGCGAAAGGCCTCAAGAAGAAGGATCTCTTCCCCGGGATGGGTGGAGCCGGCCACTACTGTTGGAGGGCGGAGATAAGGGGAAAGTTCCTGCCTCAGGCCCTCCACCTCCTCCGCCCTCGGGGGCGGAAAATCGTATTTTAGGTTTCCCAGGTAAAGAACAGAGGCCTCCGGAAGGAGACTGCTCAGGCGAGCCTGGTCCTCAGGGCTGGCCGCGGCCAGAACCCTGAAAGGCCGGTAAAGCCAGCGAGCCAGACGCGGCAGGCGCGCCAGACGCCGGCGGGAGCGCTCCGAAAGGGCGGCGTTGACCAAGAGAAGGGGCACCCCCTTGTCCCTTAGATAGTAAAGAAAGTTGGGCCAGAGGTCGCTTTCCACCAGCACGAAAAGTCGAGGAGAGAGGGCCTGAAAATAACGCTCAAGGACCCGCGAACAGAGAAGAGGCCCGGGATAGACCTCCAGGCGTCCTCCCAACCGCTCCCGGGCCGCCTCGTAGCCCGCAGAAGTAGCCACGGTAAGCACTACCCGCAAGTGGGGGAACTGTTCCTTGACCGCCAGGGCCAGGGCCCCGGCTCCGGACACCTCTCCCACCGAAAGGGTATGGAACCATACGGAGGAAGGCCCTCCTCGAGGAAGCCCTCGCCCGGTCTTTTTCCAGAAAAGCCTCCGCCTCCGGGAGCGAAGCTCCCCCAAAAAACTGGCCAGACATAAAAGAGAAAAGATGACCCTATTCACCGTATCCCTCAGCGCCCCAAGCTACCACGGTTGGACCACCCCCGGAAGCATCAAAATTTCATTATTTGACAGATTGAATATAATATGTTCAAATAGTCCAAATGGTCCCGGAATCCTATCCTTTTAAAAGGCGTTTTTTGGAAGAAAAGTTACGGGAATCCTTAAAATATTTCCCTTCGGTCACGGTCATCGGTCCGCGCCAGTCTGGAAAGACCACTTTGGTCCGCAAGACCCTTCCAGATTATACTTATGTCAACCTGGAAGATCCCGAAAATCGGACCTTTGCCCGGGAGGATCCCCGGGGATTCCTGGCCCTTTATCCTGAAAAGGTGATCTTTGATGAGGTTCAGAGGGTCCCGGAGCTCCTTTCCTATCTTCAACCCCTCTTGGATGAAGATCCCTCTCCGGGACGTTTTGTTTTTACCGGTTCGGGCCGCTTCCAGCTTCTGAAAAATATT
This portion of the Thermosulfurimonas marina genome encodes:
- the secD gene encoding protein translocase subunit SecD, producing the protein MPRALKLKIALVVLLTVFSVILVLPSFYSGLPAWFKRYVYGARLKLGLDLQGGMHVVLKVDVDKAIRNALNASVQDLREALGKRGLRVVLQETPQGFVLKFASVKDLVRARDLIEREYPELKLSAQDEASKTLTVTLAPDRVRFIREHAVEQSLEVIRNRVDQFGVTEPVIVRQGKDQIVVELPGVKDPQRALKLIGQTAQLEFKLVDEEAMRKLDFYYRLIDKALAEGRLKPDYTREDLNRLLRPYLPPGDEVYFWVTRDRETGRTIKRLIILKRRALLTGDMVKTAHVRIGGPYNEPYVSLTLNSRGARIFERVTAENVGRRLAIVLDNVVRSAPVIRERIPGGQAQITGGFTYEEASDLAIVLRAGALPAPVKVIQNITVGPTLGRDSIRRGLMASLIGGAAVLLFMIIYYRFSGLVADVALILNVLYLLAVLSLFRATLTLPGIAGIILTMGMGVDSNVLIFERMREELLLGRPPRGAINAGYDRAFWTIVDAHVTTLITALALFLFGTGPIKGFAVTLSAGIVINLFTAIFGTRLVYDALISRGRVPSLNFLQIVGQPNLDFMGVRRFCFALSGVLVLLGLVAFVQISRGAANLGVDFAGGLLAYYKAEKPFKLDEVRQALSEAGLKVQLQDVKGQNLLLVRVRKKSETVGATEKTISQILSSKFPQAGFKLVGKEEIGSAISRELKRKAIVAILISLAGFILYLAFRFKLSFGVAAAAATFHDVLAVLGIFYLLNREISLLLVTALLTLAGYSLTDTVVIFDRIRENIRKLGERTPFHGIINRSVNEMLARTIITSLTTLLAILAILLFGGVVLRDFALALFLGVIVGTYSSVFVASPIVYAWHKGKTPKLGE
- a CDS encoding Lon protease family protein, which translates into the protein MAERRELSPQELRLTVRPEELGVKSSEDLLTEEPAPIMAQERAISALSLGLRLEDPDVHIYVAGEVEQGVTYLTRVLTEEEARRRPRPSDWCYVYNFEDPDRPLPLELPAGRGREFKKDMENLIRILRERLPEAFEDERYVQKKEAILKEFNKQRAQIFEALEQKVKAEGFILNVEPMGMMIIPAKPDGTPMTPQDVQNLPEEEKERLKAKSRELQQEMNATVRQIQKLEKDLHEALKNLDREVASQVIETHLQDLRHKYAAYTPVVEYLEAVARDILEHLDEFRQAQAGPQPPFSMPMPPREPIFLRYEVNLFVDHSETQGAPVVFESNPTYPRLFGAIERKAQFGALLTDFTMLRAGSLHRANDGFLIVRALDLLRNFYCWETLKRIIKSRKIFLEDLGEQLGLFTTKTLRPKPIPFRAKVILIGDLFLYHLLYTYDEGFRELFKIKAPLEEWVDRTEERTREFLRTVALMVKRKGLLPVSADGLAWLVEYSCELAGRKDKLTLKLPEIFDTLREADFWARQAGSLYITAEHLEKAKEERRRRLSLLEDRIQEFILKDLIRIRTTGEEVGSINGLSVYDLGDYRFGRPTRITVNVSLGKEGVINIEREAELSGKIHTKGVMILSGFLRERFVQDKPLTLSATLCFEQSYGMVEGDSASSAELFALLSALSGVPIKQGIAVTGSVSQKGEIQPVGGVNEKIEGFFRVCAERGLTGQQGVIIPEANVDDLMLPKEVVEAVEKDLFHIWPIRRVEEGIEILTGRPAGEPGPDGRYPEGTVFYLVDQRLRELAERAREFAKEKEKS
- the paaI gene encoding hydroxyphenylacetyl-CoA thioesterase PaaI, coding for MSEKEALRIAEFMRQHDQVAVWLGVEILEVRPGYARLAMTVREDMLNAAGVCQGGVTFSLADFAFAVAANSHGRVALAVSAQIYYPSAARLGDRLVAEAREINLTEKAGIYEVEVRREEGPLVAFFTGQVVRRPDSFPLP
- a CDS encoding 3-deoxy-D-manno-octulosonic acid transferase is translated as MNRVIFSLLCLASFLGELRSRRRRLFWKKTGRGLPRGGPSSVWFHTLSVGEVSGAGALALAVKEQFPHLRVVLTVATSAGYEAARERLGGRLEVYPGPLLCSRVLERYFQALSPRLFVLVESDLWPNFLYYLRDKGVPLLLVNAALSERSRRRLARLPRLARWLYRPFRVLAAASPEDQARLSSLLPEASVLYLGNLKYDFPPPRAEEVEGLRQELSPYLRPPTVVAGSTHPGEEILLLEAFRLLGRGTLILCPRHPERAEELLALARAAGFSAARRSRPFPAPVIVVDTLGELRALYGLAEVALVGGTLVPVGGHNLLEPAALGVPLVFGPYVESVASVARELVASGGGLPAPPEPAALARALEKALSERQSRGEAARAVYQTHQGAVERYLRLFAQFL
- a CDS encoding RiPP maturation radical SAM C-methyltransferase, with protein sequence MKVALIALPWPLFNRPAIQLGVLKGYLRRISGIEVRTFYPYLQVAYHLGYEVYHALCDSSWLCEALGAGLLFPEKQKEAERLFRRLARKEGLSLNYNEGLGLLEETLREYLLAIPWKEYQVVGFSVCLNQLTLSLWAARLLKEYFPHLRIVLGGALCAGNLGRSLLENFEFLDFVIQGEGERPLARLLAALSAGRSPEGPGIFLRRGGKVVGEGQEELSPEEIPSPVYDDYFAELQNLPPEARFFPVIPLEASRGCWWGKCHFCNLNLQWCGYRLRPLAAVLSDIRRHARAGLLDLAFMDNCLDRRQALTLFEELAKDGRDYRIFAELRAIYTAEEYRRMRRGGLYWVQIGVEALSTSLLKRLGKGTTAIDNVAAMRHCEEAGLELSANLICHFPGSTPEEVEETLRNLDYVFPFRPLTTVSFWLGYGSPVAQRPQDFGLRRIYPHPYYRYLFPSEILKSLRVLALGYEGDRRRQLALWRPVVEKVRAWKKTWEELRARHGPLLTYREGGDFLLLRQVLPQGRVLHHRLRGPSREIYLFLTEPRPFEALQSRFSHLPAERLRSFLEDLERKRLLFREGDRFLALAVRHP